The Candidatus Nitrosotalea sinensis genome contains a region encoding:
- a CDS encoding glycosyltransferase family 39 protein: MTRLIIKTKDHKIFLLILLISFSVYSFTSHGHRATPDEYFPFVQADQIVNNMPAQDNIPPEVRLFIQNHGYWNGTASICKNGILCSETPIGHAISYMPFLIIEKNFHIIPSYGFSTNDFNDSFYVWWRNSETHEETFTYLFYGPVIASLSVAVFYLICRTYEYSQKTSAIVSFVYAFASIEWAYSTTAFSNVESVLLILTAFLFYRRFKKNYSAINLFFMGLSLGFGVTVRYDMGIFVAILVGYVIYDIMRTSNKLKNITSFAIPLAFFAIILELVSIVRFGHGFLAGAVEGSVYGFAYATGVVIGHSTPIQVGIFGLLFSPGAGIFVFSPILFSAFISLFDFYKKNREDCIFILSYFAALLIFFGTWFHWHGFIAWSARYMLTIIPFLIIPLGASIQKRINIPFRLFVIITSIVGSFFSFAWLIQDVTWFVWGQMGGTKGLFGLDPIGKYPLHLDPSVFWTFQNSQLTQSIILEFSGLQADLYLLKILGPILTSIVLSIILIPSLLYLKLLIKEEIIPLDKESNT, encoded by the coding sequence ATGACTAGATTGATTATAAAGACCAAAGATCATAAGATTTTTCTTTTAATTTTGCTCATTAGTTTTAGTGTTTATTCATTTACTTCACATGGACACAGGGCAACTCCAGACGAATATTTTCCATTTGTTCAAGCAGATCAAATAGTAAATAATATGCCTGCACAAGACAATATTCCACCAGAAGTACGTCTTTTCATTCAAAATCATGGTTATTGGAATGGCACTGCATCTATCTGTAAAAACGGAATACTTTGCTCAGAGACTCCCATAGGACATGCTATATCATACATGCCTTTTCTCATAATTGAAAAAAATTTTCATATCATTCCAAGCTATGGTTTTAGTACAAATGATTTCAATGATTCTTTTTATGTATGGTGGAGAAATAGCGAAACCCATGAGGAAACTTTTACTTACCTATTTTATGGTCCCGTCATAGCTTCCTTATCCGTAGCTGTTTTCTATTTAATCTGTCGTACGTATGAGTATAGTCAGAAAACTTCTGCTATTGTTTCTTTTGTATATGCATTTGCTAGCATAGAATGGGCATATAGTACTACTGCTTTTAGTAATGTAGAAAGTGTTTTATTAATTTTAACAGCGTTTTTATTTTATAGAAGATTTAAGAAAAACTATTCGGCCATTAACCTATTTTTTATGGGTCTGTCACTAGGTTTTGGTGTTACCGTAAGATATGACATGGGAATTTTTGTGGCAATACTGGTTGGATATGTTATTTATGACATAATGAGAACATCTAACAAACTAAAAAACATTACAAGTTTTGCTATACCTTTAGCTTTTTTTGCCATCATATTGGAATTGGTAAGTATAGTAAGATTTGGACATGGATTCTTGGCTGGTGCTGTAGAAGGTTCTGTGTATGGTTTTGCATATGCCACCGGTGTGGTGATAGGACACAGTACTCCCATTCAGGTAGGAATATTTGGTTTATTATTTAGTCCAGGTGCAGGCATCTTTGTTTTCTCACCCATCTTGTTTAGTGCATTCATTTCTTTATTTGATTTTTACAAGAAAAATAGAGAGGATTGTATTTTCATATTGAGTTATTTTGCAGCATTATTGATCTTCTTTGGTACATGGTTTCATTGGCATGGCTTTATTGCCTGGAGTGCTAGATACATGCTAACAATAATACCATTTTTAATAATCCCTCTAGGAGCAAGTATTCAAAAAAGAATCAACATACCTTTCAGGCTGTTTGTAATCATCACTTCTATAGTAGGATCTTTTTTTTCCTTTGCTTGGTTAATTCAAGATGTAACTTGGTTTGTGTGGGGCCAAATGGGAGGTACAAAGGGTTTATTCGGATTAGATCCAATAGGAAAGTATCCACTTCATCTCGATCCATCAGTTTTTTGGACGTTTCAGAATAGTCAGTTAACACAGTCAATAATATTGGAGTTTAGTGGTCTACAGGCAGATTTGTATTTATTAAAAATCTTAGGCCCAATTTTAACATCAATAGTACTTTCCATAATATTGATACCATCACTACTCTATTTGAAATTATTAATAAAAGAAGAAATAATTCCTTTAGATAAAGAATCTAATACCTAG